A genomic region of Bacteroidetes bacterium GWF2_43_63 contains the following coding sequences:
- a CDS encoding preprotein translocase: MLGTTEIIVIVLVVLLLFGGKKIPELMRGLGRGVREFKDASRGVNEDEQKKQD; encoded by the coding sequence ATGTTGGGAACCACCGAGATAATTGTAATTGTGCTCGTGGTCCTGCTGCTTTTCGGTGGAAAGAAAATCCCCGAGCTCATGCGTGGCCTGGGCCGCGGTGTGCGTGAATTCAAAGACGCCTCCAGAGGAGTGAACGAAGACGAACAGAAAAAACAGGACTGA